From Mycteria americana isolate JAX WOST 10 ecotype Jacksonville Zoo and Gardens chromosome 4, USCA_MyAme_1.0, whole genome shotgun sequence, one genomic window encodes:
- the SMYD5 gene encoding protein-lysine N-trimethyltransferase SMYD5 — MAAAAGDVCGAVPRGRAGAGAAAEARFISSAKGKGLFATKNICKGETVFVERPVVSSQFLWNALYNYRACDHCLRALETAEENAQRLLGKSSLVLPHPEQCSIRKDLHQQCPRCQVMYCSAECRQAALEQYHQVLCLGPSRDDPTHPLNKLQEAWRNMHYPPETSSIMLMARMVATVKQAKDKEWWIKTFSQFCNKTANEEEEIVHKLLGDKFKGQLELLRLLFTEALYDEHLSRWFSPEGFRSLFALVGTNGQGIGTSSLSQWVHACDALDLPMLQREELDAFIDQLYKDIEKESGEFLNCEGSGLYVLQSCCNHSCIPNAETSFPENNFLLHLTALEDIEAGEEICISYLDCCQRERSRHSRNKILRENYLFTCSCPKCLAQADDADVTSDEEEEGEGETDDAELEDEMTDV; from the exons atggccgccgcggcgggggacgTGTGCGGCGCCGTGCcgaggggccgcgccggggccggggctgcggcggagGCGCGGTTCATCAGCAGCGCCAAG GGGAAAGGCTTGTTCGCCACCAAGAACATCTGCAAAGGTGAAACCGTCTTCGTGGAGAGGCCGGTGGTATCGTCCCAGTTCCTCTGGAACGCCTTGTACAACTACCGAG CCTGCGATCACTGCCTGCGGGCTCTGGAGACGGCAGAGGAAAATGCCCAGCGGCTGCTGGGGAAGAGCTCCCTGGTGCTGCCTCACCCGGAGCAGTGCAGCATCCGGAAAGACCTGCACCAGCAGTGTCCCCGGTGCCAG GTGATGTACTGCAGCGCTGAATGCAGGCAGGCCGCTTTGGAGCAGTACCACCAGGTCCTCTGCCTTGGCCCATCCCGTGATGACCCCACGCACCCCCTCAACAAGCTGCAGGAGGCATGGAG AAACATGCATTATCCACCAGAGACTTCCAGCATCATGTTGATGGCCCGGATGGTCGCCACCGTCAAACAG GCTAAAGACAAGGAGTGGTGGATAAAGACCTTCTCCCAGTTCTGCAATAAGACAGCGAACGAAGAAGAGGAGATTGTGCACAAGCTGCTGGGGGACAAATTTAAG ggccagctggagctgctgcggtTGCTCTTCACCGAAGCCCTTTACGACGAACATCTCAGCAGG TGGTTCAGTCCAGAAGGCTTTCGATCCCTCTTTGCCCTCGTTGGGACCAATGGCCAAGGCATAGGAACAAG CTCTCTGAGCCAGTGGGTGCATGCTTGCGATGCGCTCGATCTCCCCATGCTGCAGCGAGAGGAGCTGGACGCCTTCATCGACCAGCTCTACAAGGACATCGAGAAGG AGTCAGGAGAGTTCCTCAACTGCGAGGGATCAGGTCTCTACGTGCTCCAGAGCTGCT GTAACCACAGCTGCATCCCCAATGCCGAGACATCCTTCCCGGAAAACAACTTCCTCCTGCATCTGACGGCTCTGGAGGACATTGAAGCAGGAGAG GAAATCTGCATCAGTTATTTAGACTGCTGTCAGAGGGAGCGGAGCAGACACAGCCGCAACAAGATACTCAG ggAGAACTACTTGTTTACCTGCTCGTGTCCCAAGTGCCTAGCGCAAGCCGACGATGCCGATGTGACGTCGGACGAAGAAGAGGAGGGTGAAGGGGAGACGGATGATGCTGAGCTGGAGGATGAGATGACTGACGTTTGA
- the LOC142408568 gene encoding homeobox protein not2-like, which yields MKRVRTVFKPEQLERLEQEFLKQQYMVGTERVDLAATLHLTETQVKVWFQNRRIKWRKQSMEQKAAKLSQFGVIQPATADSTDIKDHEEDTVDVEL from the exons ATGAAGAGGGTCCGCACCGTCTTCAAACCAGAGCAGCTAGAGCGGCTGGAGCAAGAGTTCCTCAAGCAGCAGTACATGGTGGGCACGGAGCGAGTAGACCTGGCTGCAACTCTGCATCTCACAGAGACTCAG GTGAAAGTCTGGTTCCAGAACCGGAGGATCAAATGGAGAAAGCAGAGCATGGAGCAGAAGGCGGCAAAGCTGTCACAGTTTGGGGTGATACAGCCTGCCACCGCGGACTCGACAGACATCAAGGACCACGAGGAGGACACCGTGGATGTTGAGCTTTGA
- the LOC142408567 gene encoding uncharacterized protein LOC142408567, whose product MPAPAPPPPARPGQAFTIAALLGRASPPPPPPPPPLRGPPPAPGPAAAAARLLPPPPPAAPRPLCAACCGVPPGWAARLGATGFLISKCCFPIFKAKTGKAKRVRTIFTSDQLARLEKEFARQQYMVGTERCLLASSLHLTEEQVKVWFQNRRIKWRKQSLEQQQAKLAKMGLATPQRSPDSQSHHGEDKDFPAESEDGQEDMASSPGSGTAPAETVAKSC is encoded by the exons atgccggccccggccccgccgccccccgcccggcccggccaggcCTTCACCATCGCCGCGCTGCTGGGCCGCgcctcgcccccgccgcccccgccgccgccgccgctccggggcccccccccggctcccggccccgccgccgccgccgcccggctcctgccgccgccgccgcccgccgccccccggccgctcTGCGCCGCCTGCTGCGGGGTCCCGCCCGGCTGGGCCGCCCGGCTGGGGGCAACAG GCTTCCTGATCTCCAAgtgctgcttccccatcttcaaaGCCAAGACCGGCAAAGCCAAGCGAGTCCGGACCATCTTCACCAGTGACCAGCTGGCCCGGCTGGAGAAGGAGTTTGCACGGCAGCAGTACATGGTGGGCACGGAGAGGTGTCTGCTCGCCTCCTCCCTGCACCTCACTGAAGAGCAG GTGAAAGTCTGGTTCCAAAATCGGAGGATCAAGTGGAGGAAACAAAGCCTGGAACAGCAAcaagccaaactggccaaaatgGGTTTGGCCACCCCGCAGAGGAGCCCCGATTCGCAGAGCCACCACGGTGAGGACAAGGACTTCCCAGCAGAGTCGGAGGACGGCCAGGAGGACATGGCCTCCTCCCCGGGCTCAGGGACAGCACCTGCAGAGACTGTGGCAAAGAGCTGCTGA